Genomic window (Gemmatimonadota bacterium):
ACGGCCACTCGAGGAGGAGGATACCTCCGGCGACGCCCCCGAAGCACAGGGCTGATCTCAGCACCGCCCGTGACACGCGCCCAAGGGAGCCATCGGTATCGCGGGAGAATGCGGTCCACCCTACCGCCCCCAGGTGCGCCGCCGCGATCCCCAGCAGGAAGACTCCCCGCTCCATCGGAAGTGCCCAGACCCTCGATCCCAGCCAGAGCTCGCCCGCGCCGACCACGAGCGCACAAGCGAAGAGGACATGAAACGCCCACCAGCTCCACGGAGGCATGGGGGTACGGTTGGAGGTCGGCCCCGCCTCCCGACTCTCGAGCAGACACATGGAACGCCTCCCCTAGATGTATGCCCACCGGATCCAGGCTTCGGTCCGGGTCATCCCCTCGGTGAAATCCACGGACGGAGCGTACCCAAGAAGGCGCCTGGCTTTTTCGACGGAGAAGGTCACGTGCTCGAAGACCGACAGGGTCTCCACCTCCCCGGGGCTCAGGTGGCGTGCCGGAGCATCTCCTCGCTCCGGAGCCGGAGCCCCGGCGCCCTTCGCCTCTGCGATGGCCGCGCGGACGCGGGCGCTCGCCCTGGCCGGGAGTCGCTTCAACGCAGCCTCGGCGGCGCCCGAGGCCCACCGCATTCCGGGCACCGAATAGAACCCCTGCTTGAACGCGGGATCCCGAAGGAGTCGGATGGGATTGCCGGCCGTGGTCGTGAAAAGGCGCCGGAGAGCTGCGCGACGGAGGCGCCGCCATTCGCTCCTCAGCTCTTCCCGGGACATGGCCGGCAGGGACGCGAAGTCCGGGCCCAGGGCCCATGCATGGCGCTCGAGGTACTCCCTCCACGTGACGGGCCTCCCGTCCGAGATCGTGAAGATCTGGCCGACGGCCTCCTCGCGAACGGCAGCGAGAAGGACGGCCTGTACGAGATTGTCCACGTACAGACAGTTGCAGACGCCCTCTCCGCCATCGATCAGGACCAGCCGCCGCTCTCTCGCCAGGCTTGCCGGCATCCGGCTGTAGGACCCGAACGGACCGTAGACGACCGTGGGCCGAAGGATCGTGATCGGCAGGCCGTGTCTGCGTCCGAACTCGAGAGCGACCCGCTCCGCCGCGATCTTGCCGTCCGAATAAGCCTGACCGGTGCGGCGGACCGAAGCCTCCTCGGAGATCTGGGCATCGGGTCGGGGGCTCAGGCCGAAGACGGCGGCGCTGCTGAGGTGGACCACGCGCGAGACGCCGGCCCCTAGCGCGGCCTCGAGGACGTTCTTCGTGCCCCCCACGCTCGACCGCTCGTGCGCTCGTCCCGAAGCCCGGAAGTCGACAGCACAATGCAGGACGGTGTCGCACCCCTCGAAGGCGGCTCGAAGCGACGCCGGATCGCGGACGTCACCGCCCACCATTCGCACCGGAAGCCGGGCGAGCCGCGACGCGCCCCCCCATCGACGCACGACGCAGACGACCTGCGCACCCCTCTCCACCAGGACCTCCGCGAGCCGACCGCCGATGAACCCGGTCGCCCCCGTCAGCGCGACCTTCCTCACGCCCCGACCTCTGCGGCGTCCGGCATCCCCACGGGCCGATCCCAGGGCTCTTCGAGGCGGCCACGACAGCGGTAGCAGCGCTCGATCAGCTCGAGGCTCGGGAGGACGCTCTCCCCAGGCACGAGAGACGGCGGGCCGGTCCCGACCGCGTCCACGAAGGACTCGAGCTGTCGGACGAAGAGGTCCTCGAAGGTCTGCCCATCGTGCTCGGTCCATGAGAACCGGGGCGGCGCGCCGTCCTTCCAATCTGTCGGCAAGATCCGCACAGCGTCGGCCGTCATATGATCCCATTCGACGGTGAGCCGCTCGCCTCGGATGCGAACCACGTTCGACAGCGTGCGAAGCCGGCTGAATCGGACCTCTCCAGGAACGGTCCCGACGTCCCCCCGCATCGTCAGCTCCAGCTCGCAGTCTGCCTCGACGCCTCCGCGGTTGTCGTCGGCGTAGCGCACGACGCTCGGGAACCCGAGCCACCAGCAGAGCAGGTCGAGGAGATGGCTTCCGAAGTCCACGAGGACGCCCCCTCCCGCCTCGTCGGGGCTCATGCTCGACCCGGACGCGAGCGGCCAGCCGAAGTCCTCCCCCCACTCCACCGTGAAGTCTGTAAGCGTCCCGAGCCGCCCGGCGTCCAGGAGATCCTTCACCAGCCGAGCACCGTGCGCGAAGCGCTTCATCTGGGCGACCTGGAGAACGGCGTTCCCCTCGCCGGCCGCCTCCACCATCGCGCGCCCCTCGGCGGACGAGAGGGCCATCGGCTTCTCCACCAGGACTGCCACGCCCCTCCGGAGGAAGTCGATGGACACGGGCGCGTGCAGACGATTGGGGAGCGCCACGAGAACGGCGTCCACGCGGGTGTCGCCGAGCTCGAGACCCGTCCGCGCATCGGGAACGCGGTAGCGCTCCGCGACGCGGCGCGCCCGGACCAGGTCCCGATCGACGAGCGAGACCACCTCGAGCCCGGGGACGCGCGCGGCGGCCGGAAGGTGTAGGAGCTCGGTCACCGCTCCGCACCCGAGGACGGCCAATCGCACGACCCCCTGCCCAGAACGTCCCGCCATGGCTTCGCTCGTTTCAGGCCCTCAGGAACCGGTCGGCTGCGTCGCGGACTTCCCGATGCGGTGGGTGAGGAGGGCCTGTTCGTCGGCCACGAGGCGCCGTACGTCGTCCGGATCCTTCGTCGCCACGTACCAGTCGTACGTGCGCTTCAGACCCTCTTCGAAGGAGACCTGCGGAATCCGGCCGAGGAGGTTCGCGGCGAGCGAGGTGTCGGCGGCTCGGTTGAGAACGCCGGACGGCATGTCCAGCAGGCGCTCGATCTCGGCGTCGTAGCCGGCCAGGCGGATGACCTGCTCAGCGCAGTCGAGAACCCGGATGCGCTCGTCCGTGCCCAGGTTTACGGCCGCCCCGTCCTCGATTTTCTCGGCGGCCAGGATGAAGCCCTGGACGATGTCGTCCACGAAGGTCCAGTTCCGGACCTGCTCGCCGTTGCCCCACACGACGAAGGGATTCTGCCGCGCGAACGCGCGCGCGATCATGGCCATCACCGCGTGACTCTCGCCGCAACGGGGTCCGTAGACCGTGAAGAACCG
Coding sequences:
- a CDS encoding NAD-dependent epimerase/dehydratase family protein, with product MRKVALTGATGFIGGRLAEVLVERGAQVVCVVRRWGGASRLARLPVRMVGGDVRDPASLRAAFEGCDTVLHCAVDFRASGRAHERSSVGGTKNVLEAALGAGVSRVVHLSSAAVFGLSPRPDAQISEEASVRRTGQAYSDGKIAAERVALEFGRRHGLPITILRPTVVYGPFGSYSRMPASLARERRLVLIDGGEGVCNCLYVDNLVQAVLLAAVREEAVGQIFTISDGRPVTWREYLERHAWALGPDFASLPAMSREELRSEWRRLRRAALRRLFTTTAGNPIRLLRDPAFKQGFYSVPGMRWASGAAEAALKRLPARASARVRAAIAEAKGAGAPAPERGDAPARHLSPGEVETLSVFEHVTFSVEKARRLLGYAPSVDFTEGMTRTEAWIRWAYI
- a CDS encoding Gfo/Idh/MocA family oxidoreductase yields the protein MAGRSGQGVVRLAVLGCGAVTELLHLPAAARVPGLEVVSLVDRDLVRARRVAERYRVPDARTGLELGDTRVDAVLVALPNRLHAPVSIDFLRRGVAVLVEKPMALSSAEGRAMVEAAGEGNAVLQVAQMKRFAHGARLVKDLLDAGRLGTLTDFTVEWGEDFGWPLASGSSMSPDEAGGGVLVDFGSHLLDLLCWWLGFPSVVRYADDNRGGVEADCELELTMRGDVGTVPGEVRFSRLRTLSNVVRIRGERLTVEWDHMTADAVRILPTDWKDGAPPRFSWTEHDGQTFEDLFVRQLESFVDAVGTGPPSLVPGESVLPSLELIERCYRCRGRLEEPWDRPVGMPDAAEVGA